One stretch of Nycticebus coucang isolate mNycCou1 chromosome 7, mNycCou1.pri, whole genome shotgun sequence DNA includes these proteins:
- the LOC128590535 gene encoding L-lactate dehydrogenase A chain-like codes for MATVKDQLILNVLKEEQTPQNKITVVGVGAVGMACAISILMKDLADELALVDVIEDKLKGEMMDLQHGSLFLRTPKIVSSKDYNVTANSKLVIITAGACQQEGESRLNLVQRNVNIFKFIIPNVVKYSPNCKLLVVSNPVDILTYVAWKISGFPKNRVIGSGCNLDSARFRYLMGERLGVHPLSCHGWVLGEHGDSSVPVWSGVNVAGVSLKNLHPDLGTDTDKEQWKEVHKQVVESAYEVIKLKGYTSWAIGLSVADLSENMMKNLRRVHPVSTMIKGLYGIKDDVFLSVPCILGQNGISDLVKVTLTSEEEARLKKSADTLWGIQKELQF; via the coding sequence ATGGCAACTGTCAAGGATCAGCTGATTCTTAATGTTCTAAAGGAAGAACAGACCCCCCAGAATAAGATTACAGTTGTTGGGGTTGGTGCTGTTGGCATGGCCTGTGCCATCAGTATTTTAATGAAGGACTTGGCAGATGAGCTTGCTCTTGTTGATGTCATCGAAGACAAATTGAAGGGAGAGATGATGGATCTCCAACATGGCAGCCTTTTCCTTAGAACACCAAAGATCGTCTCTAGCAAAGACTATAATGTGACTGCAAACTCCAAGCTGGTTATTATCACAGCGGGGGCATGTCAGCAGGAAGGAGAAAGCCGTCTTAATTTGGTCCAGCGAAATGTTAACATCTTTAAGTTCATCATTCCCAATGTTGTAAAATACAGCCCAAACTGCAAGTTGCTCGTTGTTTCAAATCCAGTGGATATCTTGACCTATGTGGCTTGGAAGATAAGTGGCTTTCCCAAAAACCGTGTCATTGGAAGTGGTTGTAATCTAGATTCAGCCCGGTTCCGTTATCTGATGGGGGAGAGGCTGGGAGTTCACCCATTAAGCTGCCACGGATGGGTCCTTGGGGAGCATGGAGACTCTAGTGTGCCTGTGTGGAGCGGAGTAAATGTTGCTGGTGTCTCCCTAAAGAATCTACACCCAGATTTAGGCACTGATACAGATAAGGAGCAGTGGAAAGAGGTTCACAAGCAGGTGGTTGAGAGTGCTTATGAAGTGATCAAACTGAAAGGCTACACCTCCTGGGCCATTGGACTCTCTGTGGCAGATTTGTCAGAAAACATGATGAAGAATCTCAGGCGTGTGCATCCAGTTTCCACCATGATCAAGGGTCTCTATGGAATAAAAGATGATGTCTTCCTTAGTGTTCCTTGCATCCTGGGACAGAATGGAATTTCAGACCTTGTGAAGGTGACTCTAACTTCTGAGGAAGAAGCCCGTTTGAAGAAGAGTGCAGATACACTTTGGGGGATCCAAAAAGAGCTGCAATTTTAA
- the LOC128590544 gene encoding small integral membrane protein 30-like — protein sequence MPIVSIQLILVLTSLLLVLPVVEAVEAGDAIAVLLGVVLSITGICACLGIYA from the coding sequence ATGCCTATAGTTTCAATACAATTGATCTTAGTCCTCACTTCACTGCTGTTGGTATTGCCTGTTGTTGAAGCAGTGGAGGCTGGAGATGCCATCGCTGTGTTATTGGGTGTAGTTCTAAGTATCACAGGCATCTGTGCTTGCTTGGGGATATATGCTtga